In the genome of Chrysemys picta bellii isolate R12L10 chromosome 17, ASM1138683v2, whole genome shotgun sequence, one region contains:
- the LOC101943637 gene encoding zinc finger protein 391-like, with amino-acid sequence MGEKSNTCPYCGKGFRRSSHLTRHLGTHSGGEQRPYACSHRSKGPALTPPPAGERPYACTHCGKAFGRSAHLARHQETHSGERPYKCTYCGKAFGRNAHLTRHHGTHTGERPYQCGICGRAFTRDAHLTRHQLVHTGEKPFQCGVCGKAFTRSAHLARHQGTHTGEKPFECGVCGKGFTRDAHLARHRATHTGERPYKCADCGKGFGATSHLLRHQRTHQE; translated from the coding sequence ATGGGTGAGAAGTCCAACACGTGCCCGTACTGCGGGAAGGGCTTCCGGCGCAGCTCCCACCTGACCCGGCACCTGGGCACCCACTCAGGCGGAGAGCAGCGCCCCTATGCCTGCAGCCACCGCAGCAAGGGCCCGGCCCTGACTCCGCCGCCGGCGGGCGAGCGCCCCTACGCCTGCACCCACTGCGGGAAAGCCTTTGGGCGCAGCGCCCACCTGGCCCGGCACCAGGAGACCCACTCCGGTGAACGCCCCTACAAGTGCACCTACTGCGGGAAAGCCTTCGGGCGCAATGCCCACCTGACCCGGCACCATGGCACCCACACCGGTGAGCGCCCCTACCAGTGCGGTATCTGTGGCAGGGCCTTCACCCGTGACGCCCACCTGACCCGGCACCAGCTCGTCCACACCGGCGAGAAGCCCTTCCAGTGCGGCGTCTGCGGCAAAGCCTTCACCCGCAGCGCCCACCTCGCCCGGCACCAGGGCACCCACACGGGCGAGAAGCCCTTCGAGTGTGGGGTCTGTGGCAAAGGCTTCACCCGCGATGCCCacctggcccggcaccgggccacTCACACCGGCGAGCGCCCCTACAAGTGCGCCGACTGCGGGAAGGGCTTCGGAGCCACCTCCCACCTCCTTCGCCACCAGAGGACCCACCAGGAGTAG